The following proteins come from a genomic window of Miscanthus floridulus cultivar M001 chromosome 2, ASM1932011v1, whole genome shotgun sequence:
- the LOC136518345 gene encoding PHD finger protein ING2-like, with protein MAIARTGVYVDDYLEYSSTLAGDLQRILSTMRELDDRAHGIMGQTKEQIKYILGVSSHGYDRSNMDDDESERMKKDIEASQDNALNLCTEKVLLARQAYDLIESHIKRLDEDLGQFAEDLKHEGKIPSDEPTVLPLVPVVSRDEKRRFGFSTPQASKKFREREWDRERGMDFDLMPPPCSSKKAGTSMDVDQTIDPNEPTYCICHQISYGDMIACDNENCEGGEWFHYTCVGLTPETRFKGKWFCPTCRNLQ; from the exons ATGGCGATCGCTCGGACCGGCGTGTACGTCGACGACTACCTCGAGT ACTCGAGCACCCTGGCCGGCGACCTGCAGAGGATTCTCTCCACCATGCGCGAGCTCGATGACAGGGCACACG GCATTATGGGTCAGACCAAAGAACAGATAAAGTATATTCTGGGAGTATCATCCCATGGGTATGACAGGTCAAAcatggatgatgatgagtcaGAGAGGATGAAGAAGGACATTGAAGCTAGCCAGGACAATGCTCTGAATCTTTGCACCGAGAAAGTCTTACTGGCGCGCCAAGCTTATGACCTG ATAGAGAGCCATATAAAACGCCTTGATGAAGACTTGGGCCAGTTTGCAGAAGATTTAAAGCATG AAGGGAAGATACCTTCAGATGAACCTACAGTCCTTCCTCTAGTTCCGGTGGTTAGCAGGGATGAGAAAAGGAGGTTTGGTTTTAGTACGCCTCAAGCATCAAAGAAATTTAGAGAGAGGGAATGGGACAGGGAAAGGGGTATGGACTTTGACTTAATGCCCCCTCCATGTAGCAGCAAGAAAGCAGGTACATCTATGGATGTGGATCAAACAATTGACCCAAATGAACCGACATACTGTATATGCCACCAG ATTTCATATGGTGACATGATTGCTTGTGACAATGAGAAT TGTGAAGGAGGTGAATGGTTCCATTACACGTGTGTGGGTCTGACACCAGAAACGAGATTCAAGGGGAAATGGTTTTGCCCAACATGCAGGAATCTTCAGTAA
- the LOC136538045 gene encoding YTH domain-containing protein ECT4-like isoform X1, whose translation MATVAPAPTAADQTTNLLQKLSLESKDGSDAAKKPSGVPYGSAHAGDAQSAASQVDRSITPLLQEAMDPNFFYQPNAYASPAYYFPSGYDGSANEWDPRYSGHEGMEMPPQSVFGDMYHGYGYAPYGPYPSGSPVPSVGHDGQSYGSQQYQYPTQYYQQPTPTNAKHGVNGASSQPELPSIASQQARVLVDATKATPNMSANGMTTAHNSSLPRKQTHLNVSVANNGSYGRGPMQGGGPSASNYGHSGVRSPTQWYDGPVYSNGHQIPTASSTSYRSNSSSTKSQSQRPTTNLMGIHAQMPSSGMGLTSPSYPSRMYPDNRLYGQYGQYGNTLKSGLGFGSNMYNSRNNGRWGVVDTKYKPRGRAPFGFSGENQDGFTELNRGPRSGGFKHQKQFGPTVTIAVKGQALPSVGKQNSALPDKGQFNQEGFPLAYKDAKIFVIKSYSEDDVHKSIKYNVWASTPNGNKKLDAGYREAQEKSSDCPVFLFFSVNTSGQFVGVAEMVGPVDFDKTVEYWQQDKWNGCFPLKWHIVKDVPNNILKHITLDNNDNKPVTNSRDTQEVKLEQGLEMLKIFKEHVTKTSILDDFAFYENRQKLMQEKRAKQQLLQGQGGDVSQEKDKDATNGKPGAQKQALSKEGTPAEAAANASKLVAESGISNGN comes from the exons ATGGCGACAGTTGCTCCTGCCCCTACCGCTGCTGACC AGACCACCAATCTCCTGCAGAAGCTGTCTCTGGAGAGCAAGGATGGCTCCGACGCTGCCAAGAAG CCTTCTGGGGTGCCATATGGATCTGCCCACGCTGGAGATGCACAGAGCGCTGCTTCGCAGGTGGACAGGTCGAtaacacctctactacaagaggCCATGGATCCTAACTTCTTCTACCAGCCCAATGCATATGCCTCTCCAGCTTATTACTTTCCTAGTG GTTATGATGGCTCAGCCAATGAATGGGACCCAAGGTATTCTGGTCATGAAGGAATGGAGATGCCCCCT CAGAGTGTGTTCGGAGACATGTACCATGGATATGGCTATGCTCCATATGGCCCATATCCTTCGGGTTCTCCTGTACCAAGTGTTGGGCATGATGGCCAGTCATATGGCTCTCAGCAATATCAGTACCCGACTCAATATTATCAGCAACCAACCCCAACAAATGCAAAACATGGTGTAAATGGTGCCAGTTCTCAACCTGAACTGCCCTCCATTGCCAGTCAGCAGGCACGAGTTTTGGTAGATGCAACAAAAGCAACTCCAAACATGAGTGCTAATGGTATGACGACTGCTCACAACAGTTCGCTGCCGCGTAAGCAAACCCACCTGAATGTATCAGTAGCAAACAATGGTTCATATGGAAGAGGACCTATGCAAGGTGGTGGACCTTCTGCAAGCAATTATGGTCACAGCGGTGTTCGTTCTCCAACTCAATGGTACGATGGTCCAGTTTACTCGAATGGGCATCAGATACCAACTGCTAGTTCCACATCTTACCGTTCCAATTCATCTTCTACGAAAAGTCAGAGCCAGCGTCCTACAACAAACCTCATG GGTATACATGCACAGATGCCTTCTTCTGGAATGGGTCTGACCTCACCTAGCTATCCTTCTAGGATGTACCCGGACAACAGATTATATGGACAGTATGGTCAGTACGGGAATACACTGAAAAGCGGCCTTGGTTTTGGATCAAACATGTATAACTCGAGAAACAATGGGAGGTGGGGAGTCGTGGATACCAAATACAAGCCCAGAGGGCGTGCACCTTTTGGTTTTAGTGGTGAGAATCAAGATGGCTTTACCGAGCTGAACAGAGGACCAAGGTCTGGTGGTTTCAAGCACCAAAAACAATTTGGGCCTACTGTCACTATTGCTGTGAAGGGCCAGGCCCTCCCTTCAGTGGGGAAACAGAACAGTGCTCTTCCAGACAAAGGCCAGTTTAACCAGGAAGGATTTCCTTTAGCCTACAAGGATGCAAAGATCTTTGTTATCAAATCATATAGTGAGGATGATGTGCACAAGAGTATAAAATACAATGTGTGGGCTAGCACACCTAATGGAAATAAGAAGCTGGATGCTGGGTACCGAGAGGCTCAGGAGAAATCCAGCGACTGCCCAGTGTTCTTGTTTTTCTCC GTGAACACAAGTGGTCAGTTTGTTGGTGTTGCTGAAATGGTTGGTCCTGTCGACTTTGATAAGACTGTGGAGTATTGGCAACAAGACAAGTGGAATGGTTGTTTTCCACTCAAGTGGCACATAGTCAAGGATGTGCCCAACAACATCTTGAAGCATATTACACTGGATAACAATGATAATAAGCCTGTGACAAACAGCCGTGACACACAAGAG GTTAAGCTGGAACAAGGTCTTGAAATGTTGAAGATTTTCAAAGAACATGTTACTAAAACATCAATTTTGGATGATTTTGCTTTTTACGAGAATCGCCAAAAGTTGATGCAGGAAAAGAGGGCAAAGCAGCAACTGCTTCAAGGCCAG GGGGGCGATGTTTCTCAAGAGAAGGACAAGGATGCAACTAATGGCAAACCAGGGGCACAGAAACAGGCATTGAGCAAGGAAGGCACTCCTGCTGAGGCGGCGGCGAATGCCTCTAAACTTGTAGCTGAAAGTGGCATATCAAATGGCAACTAA
- the LOC136538045 gene encoding YTH domain-containing protein ECT4-like isoform X2, which produces MATVAPAPTAADQTTNLLQKLSLESKDGSDAAKKPSGVPYGSAHAGDAQSAASQVDRSITPLLQEAMDPNFFYQPNAYASPAYYFPSGYDGSANEWDPRYSGHEGMEMPPSVFGDMYHGYGYAPYGPYPSGSPVPSVGHDGQSYGSQQYQYPTQYYQQPTPTNAKHGVNGASSQPELPSIASQQARVLVDATKATPNMSANGMTTAHNSSLPRKQTHLNVSVANNGSYGRGPMQGGGPSASNYGHSGVRSPTQWYDGPVYSNGHQIPTASSTSYRSNSSSTKSQSQRPTTNLMGIHAQMPSSGMGLTSPSYPSRMYPDNRLYGQYGQYGNTLKSGLGFGSNMYNSRNNGRWGVVDTKYKPRGRAPFGFSGENQDGFTELNRGPRSGGFKHQKQFGPTVTIAVKGQALPSVGKQNSALPDKGQFNQEGFPLAYKDAKIFVIKSYSEDDVHKSIKYNVWASTPNGNKKLDAGYREAQEKSSDCPVFLFFSVNTSGQFVGVAEMVGPVDFDKTVEYWQQDKWNGCFPLKWHIVKDVPNNILKHITLDNNDNKPVTNSRDTQEVKLEQGLEMLKIFKEHVTKTSILDDFAFYENRQKLMQEKRAKQQLLQGQGGDVSQEKDKDATNGKPGAQKQALSKEGTPAEAAANASKLVAESGISNGN; this is translated from the exons ATGGCGACAGTTGCTCCTGCCCCTACCGCTGCTGACC AGACCACCAATCTCCTGCAGAAGCTGTCTCTGGAGAGCAAGGATGGCTCCGACGCTGCCAAGAAG CCTTCTGGGGTGCCATATGGATCTGCCCACGCTGGAGATGCACAGAGCGCTGCTTCGCAGGTGGACAGGTCGAtaacacctctactacaagaggCCATGGATCCTAACTTCTTCTACCAGCCCAATGCATATGCCTCTCCAGCTTATTACTTTCCTAGTG GTTATGATGGCTCAGCCAATGAATGGGACCCAAGGTATTCTGGTCATGAAGGAATGGAGATGCCCCCT AGTGTGTTCGGAGACATGTACCATGGATATGGCTATGCTCCATATGGCCCATATCCTTCGGGTTCTCCTGTACCAAGTGTTGGGCATGATGGCCAGTCATATGGCTCTCAGCAATATCAGTACCCGACTCAATATTATCAGCAACCAACCCCAACAAATGCAAAACATGGTGTAAATGGTGCCAGTTCTCAACCTGAACTGCCCTCCATTGCCAGTCAGCAGGCACGAGTTTTGGTAGATGCAACAAAAGCAACTCCAAACATGAGTGCTAATGGTATGACGACTGCTCACAACAGTTCGCTGCCGCGTAAGCAAACCCACCTGAATGTATCAGTAGCAAACAATGGTTCATATGGAAGAGGACCTATGCAAGGTGGTGGACCTTCTGCAAGCAATTATGGTCACAGCGGTGTTCGTTCTCCAACTCAATGGTACGATGGTCCAGTTTACTCGAATGGGCATCAGATACCAACTGCTAGTTCCACATCTTACCGTTCCAATTCATCTTCTACGAAAAGTCAGAGCCAGCGTCCTACAACAAACCTCATG GGTATACATGCACAGATGCCTTCTTCTGGAATGGGTCTGACCTCACCTAGCTATCCTTCTAGGATGTACCCGGACAACAGATTATATGGACAGTATGGTCAGTACGGGAATACACTGAAAAGCGGCCTTGGTTTTGGATCAAACATGTATAACTCGAGAAACAATGGGAGGTGGGGAGTCGTGGATACCAAATACAAGCCCAGAGGGCGTGCACCTTTTGGTTTTAGTGGTGAGAATCAAGATGGCTTTACCGAGCTGAACAGAGGACCAAGGTCTGGTGGTTTCAAGCACCAAAAACAATTTGGGCCTACTGTCACTATTGCTGTGAAGGGCCAGGCCCTCCCTTCAGTGGGGAAACAGAACAGTGCTCTTCCAGACAAAGGCCAGTTTAACCAGGAAGGATTTCCTTTAGCCTACAAGGATGCAAAGATCTTTGTTATCAAATCATATAGTGAGGATGATGTGCACAAGAGTATAAAATACAATGTGTGGGCTAGCACACCTAATGGAAATAAGAAGCTGGATGCTGGGTACCGAGAGGCTCAGGAGAAATCCAGCGACTGCCCAGTGTTCTTGTTTTTCTCC GTGAACACAAGTGGTCAGTTTGTTGGTGTTGCTGAAATGGTTGGTCCTGTCGACTTTGATAAGACTGTGGAGTATTGGCAACAAGACAAGTGGAATGGTTGTTTTCCACTCAAGTGGCACATAGTCAAGGATGTGCCCAACAACATCTTGAAGCATATTACACTGGATAACAATGATAATAAGCCTGTGACAAACAGCCGTGACACACAAGAG GTTAAGCTGGAACAAGGTCTTGAAATGTTGAAGATTTTCAAAGAACATGTTACTAAAACATCAATTTTGGATGATTTTGCTTTTTACGAGAATCGCCAAAAGTTGATGCAGGAAAAGAGGGCAAAGCAGCAACTGCTTCAAGGCCAG GGGGGCGATGTTTCTCAAGAGAAGGACAAGGATGCAACTAATGGCAAACCAGGGGCACAGAAACAGGCATTGAGCAAGGAAGGCACTCCTGCTGAGGCGGCGGCGAATGCCTCTAAACTTGTAGCTGAAAGTGGCATATCAAATGGCAACTAA